In Clostridia bacterium, the DNA window AGATTATGAAAATGAAAAAGATAGTTAGAGTCGGAACCAGGGAGAGCAATCTTGCTGTAGTCCAGAGCAAATGGGTGATCAATGAGATAAAAAGAAAGTTTCCGGATATTGAGTTTGAGCTTGTAGGTATCAAAACCAGCGGAGATGCGATACTTGACCAGAGACTCGATAAGATAGGCGGTAAGGGCCTTTTTATAAAGGAATTGGAGAATGCATTAATCAAAGGAACTATAGATATAGCTGTCCACAGCATGAAGGATATGCCTGCAGAAATTCCTGATGAACTTGTAATCGCTGCCGTATCCGGTAGAGAGGATCCCAGGGATGTGCTTATCACTTCCTGCGGTAAAACACTGGATGAGCTTGATAAAAATGCGGTACTAGGTACAAGCAGCATCCGCAGGGAGATACAGATATTACAGAAAAGACCGGACTTAAATATTAAGACCTTGAGGGGTAATGTGCTTACAAGACTGGATAAGCTGCTGAATAATGAGTATGATGCGATAGTGCTTGCAATGGCAGGTCTAAAGCGCTTAGGACTGGAAGAAAAATGTGTTCAGGCTTTTAGTGTGGAAGAAATGATTCCTGCTGTAGGCCAGGGTGCTCTCGCAATAGAAGCAAGAAAAGGCGAGGATTTGTCATATCTCATGGACAGCGTCCATGATGCAGACACAGCGCTGGCAGTGACTGCTGAGAGGGCTTATATGCTCAGGCTGAATGGAGGCTGTACTACTCCTATAGCAGCACATGCGGTAATAGAAGTGGATAGGATGAGGCTTTACGGTATGTACGCTTCCGGCGAAAAATCCGGGGTCATTAGAAAATATATTGAAGGGAACAAGCAGGAAGCGGCAGCTTTAGGCGGAAAACTGGCGGGTATGATGATGGAACGGGGGAAAGTTTGATGTCAGGCAATGGAAAGGTATATATCCTGGGTGTGGGACCCGGAGACTATAAATTGATGACGCTGA includes these proteins:
- the hemC gene encoding hydroxymethylbilane synthase, whose amino-acid sequence is MKKIVRVGTRESNLAVVQSKWVINEIKRKFPDIEFELVGIKTSGDAILDQRLDKIGGKGLFIKELENALIKGTIDIAVHSMKDMPAEIPDELVIAAVSGREDPRDVLITSCGKTLDELDKNAVLGTSSIRREIQILQKRPDLNIKTLRGNVLTRLDKLLNNEYDAIVLAMAGLKRLGLEEKCVQAFSVEEMIPAVGQGALAIEARKGEDLSYLMDSVHDADTALAVTAERAYMLRLNGGCTTPIAAHAVIEVDRMRLYGMYASGEKSGVIRKYIEGNKQEAAALGGKLAGMMMERGKV